The sequence aaataaataaataaaaagataataattTACTTAAGCTTAACAAACAACAGTTTTTTCCCCCAGCACCAAAGCCTTTATTGACaatcttcttttttaatttgtcctaattagttatacatgacagcagaatgcatttcgattcattgtacacaattggagcacaacttttcttttctctggttgtacacgatgtagagttGCACCCTATatacagtcatacatgtacctagggtaatgatgttcatctcattttaacatctttcctgcccctgtgccccctccccttctctccctcccctttgctcaatcaaagttcctccattcttcccacacCCACCCcaatatggatcagcatccacttatcagagagaacattcagcctttggttttttgggtttggcttacttcacttagcataatattctccaactccatccatttatctgcaaatgccataattttattctcttgtaaTGCTGAGAGATATTCTattttgtatatgtaccacagtttctttatccattcatctactgaagcgcatctaggttggttctacagtttagctattatgaattaagatgctatgaacattgatgtggctgttatTGACACTCTTTGGACACATAAGATGCTTAAAGCAGTTTGGTTTACTCTTAAATCATGTATTATGTTTGAACTgtatgctttttattttgaagattttttttaaagtgaaaggATTTGAATAGTGGACAGAGGTGTTCTTAGAAAAGAGGTGTTCTTATCCCACTCTGCTTCTGTAGTTGTCAAGTAAGATGATTGACTTCACTAGAAAAAttcaagttagcaaatatttttatataagaaAGTGAAATGTAAACTTGCTTCAACTATTCATACATGTGTGAGTAAAATATTCCCATGTGTTTCAGATTTCCAGTTTCCATGGTTTTTAATTATTATCTTTGGAATATTTGGGCTAACAGTGATGCTATTTGTAGTCATATTTTCTAAACAGCAAAGGTAGGTGTGATACAGTATTCTCTGGTATGTTTTTACAAGTTGTTGAGATTTCCAtgcatttctgtattttatttgatattttctcttgcatgagtataaattttatttaacacaGTATACCTTTATGTCCAGTTATATGTTTACTATTTCTAAAAACTCAATTTGTTGGGTTCATCTTTGAGAAAATACAGGTTTAGACTCTATCTATGAAGTTGTGTAGGACATTAAGAGTTTAGACTAATGATACCACACACCATGTAATAGGCACCTCTTCCCCTCAGTGCTTAAAGGGTTGACCCATTCACTCCAGGACTCCAGAGCATCATCATGGAGCCTTTGGCTGAGGCTGACACAGTCCTCAGTATAGGCAAACTGAAATGGCAAACTAAAGCCACCTAGACAATGTAATCTAATAAAAACATCCTTAAGACTTCATATGATGTGATTTTAAGTAAATCTGGGTCTCGTTTAAATGATTTGGATAGTTATAACTTTGTATTTCACCTGCATTTGCAAATACAACTGAAATGCTAAGTTTGAAGCAATTCTATTTTGCATTTTCTGGGATCCAAAAGATTGAGTTCCAGTGTCTCAGTGACTGCTGTTTGATCCTGTTTGACTCCCTTAACCTTTCTGGGCTTCCACAGTATCATAGGTAATATGAGTGCTGGTTTATATGCTCTTTAAATTTGCCTTGAGCCCTGAGATGTTATCATTCtgtttttcttcctgaaaaataaataaacaaacaaacaaataaataaataaataaatatttaaaagattcAGTCCACACTATAGGAAATTATTTTATACAAAATGTAGAAAAAACAATGGCTATAAATTGCTAGTTTCTTCCATTTAAGGAATTTTAAAAGCCTCATGGGTTAATATGtggaaaataaatacattttttagaattttaagtaATATATGCATTTAAGTAAtgctaaaaacaagaatcaaattATTCTGTAAGTTTCTTGGTCTGTACAATTGGTGGGATAATTTATGTGTGACTGCCATAAATTATATGTTTGAAAAGTAGTTTGTTCTTAACACTGGCAGTCAATTTCAAAACATTGTGAAGGCCAAGAAAATttgttatattttttagttatatcaGCTACAATATTTGGAACAATAAAATCATCCTCTCACAAATAGGATTTCAAAGAAATTATATTAACTTTTGACTAAAAAAAGCATTTTCTGTGAATAACAAAGAATTAATCTATGACACTTGTTCAAAATCACCAAATTGTAAAATAGATATGGAgtctttattgtactaccaatttCCTATCTAAATTGAATTCTTTACataaaaaatcaatttttttcttttccattgaaacatttatcattttctaaatttatatgttctaatgcaagTAGGAAATTTGTACAAAATAGTTGTCAGCAGATGTGGAAATAACACATATTCCCAACAATTAATAAGATGCTCCACAGAATGAGGTGCTGAAGTCAGTCTTTCCTAGAACTCCAGGCTACATAGTTTTTCAGGTCCCACATGTCTTTAAAGATTTGTGCATCCTAATTCATTATTGAAGCTACTTTAATCCAGAAAATTGTCaattctacaaaaaaaattataatgtgaTTCATACTTGAATAAATGATAGCACCCTCACAAACATAGTTTAAAGCCAGGTTATCTTTACTCCGTACTAGCTTCTACCATATGACCCACCCAGCCTTGAAGCTATTATTAATTAAAGgaataaataattaaatcagCATAAAACAGAAGTAGGAAAGTGAAAGCCAAGTTCAAGCTGCAGATCctcgttttatttatttatttatttatttatttattttgagtagGATTCTACAACAAAGCAGATCCAAAATAGAGAATTTTCACACCAAAAACTCCAGATTTCTGGAttgtctttaaaacttgacagatGTAGTGGAACTAAGCTGATCTTTCTACATGGCACATATATGGAAGCAGAGAGCCAGCTGTGCCCTTTGGGAAGGGCATACACTCTCCAGTTTGCTGCAAGCATCTTTTCTTCTCACAGCATTGTGACTGGCCTGCTTCATTTAATGACATGACCAACTTGGGCCCTTGAGATTTCAGGGCCAGCCACTGTGTCAGAAAGTGGCCACAACCACAGAATACAACCAACACAAGTAGAAACGCATCATGCTCTTCATAAGGAGAGACTCACCTCACAAAATCAACATTAGCCATTTGGGATTCTTTGCTTCCTGTAATTAGGGATATGCtgcattttttaatgtctgtaaaAATTTGAAATGTGCATTTAGAAATGCCAAATTTAATAATGCAGCAGTGTgacagaaggcaaaagagcctcagTTTGGAGTCAGGTAacttgggtttgaacctcagttgTGCCCTAGTGTTAGTGCATGATTTGAGACTGTTCCTTAATTTTTCAAATCTTTGTATGAATACTACCATTGACCTCCCTGATAATTATAAggtttaaataaaatgtttagtTCATGATCAAACAATTGTTTTAAAGAGAATTAGTAAAATTTTTGGCTTCAGGTGCCATATGTCTTTGTCACAACAACTCATTTCCACCTCTGTAGCATGACAACAGCCAGAGACAATATGTAACTGAATGAATGTGGCTGTGTTCTACAAAATCAAGTGGTAGTTCAAATTTGGTCTATAATTTGTACTAAACTCTAATGCAAAGTATATCTCACACTGTCTAGTTATCAGAGAAGCTCAAAATGAGAGAAATTATTACTAGTAATTCATGTTATTCATTTCTGTATCTGCTATTCATCAGTAATAATTTGTTTTAACATTTACTCCACTGAGTAAGCATAGTGGAGAAATCACAAAGCAACTTATACAGTGGAATTTGGTTTATTCTTTAGATTAGATAAAATGGCAGGTGGAAATATTGAAGTGTTCCTTATTGAATAGACTGCATAGTCCATTCACACTCAATGGACTAGCAACTGATATCCAAACTCCAGGTTACTGTCCCTGCCTAACAATGGCATTTCTCACTACATAGGAGgtggatttttttgttgttgttgtttgttttgttttgttttaactatAAACAAGTTGGTTGAAATAAATAATCCCTGAGCTTCTTTCCAGAGCTACAATGTTGGTTTTAAGATTCAAGCTCCAGTTACACTGCCAACAAAATAGATGGTTTGTTCCAATTTATTTGGCAAATGCTCGTTGAGCACTTCCATGTGCCAGGAATTGTGCTAAGTGCTAGGGATTCAgcaaggcacaagacaggcaagACAGACATGGAAATGAATCAGagtcaaaaataatttaaatatttggaACAGAAGATATAAGTACAATTACAGTAGTATGTATGTAAGTCCATCAAAACAGAAGAAAGAGCAGTAGGGGAGATGAAGGGGATTAAAGGGGAGAAAGGAGGGAATGGGATAAGGAAAGAACAAGGGAATGAATCTGACCGAGCTTTTGttatgtacatacatgaatatcccaaagtgaatctcaacatcaagtacctccacaagacactaattaaaacaacaacaacaacaaaactataaGTAAACTGCAGAAcaaccagtagagtagagggagggaggaggaggggaggggataaatgcttgggactgaattagagcaaattatattccaggcttttgtgattatgtcaaaatgaatcctaatgttatatataactaaaaagagtcaAATAATCAAAGtccaaactgtaaaaaaaaaaaaaaaaaatccattctcaaaagTTGGAGCTAGTTCATATTTAGCCAACTCTATCTGAAATGGCCCTTGTAGTAACTGTCTGGTTAAAAATCATCTTAGATGATTTTATGATTAATGTCAACTGTGTGGTGTTACCTTGTCTCGCATCATCCTTTTTCAAGGGCACAAATAACGTTGGCTGGCTCTACATAGATTGGTTCTTTTTcctttactcatttttttttttctgaaaattactGAGGAGTTGTACAATAAAATTGCTTTCCTTGTAACAGACATGGACATTGGCTTCAGGTAGAATTAAATTTCTCTCTCCCAAATGCTAAAGTGGGATGGCCATAAAAAgcattaagaaaaaaatgaaattatagaaaAACCACATTTTATTTGAATAGACTTCAGAAGAggaattttttgttattattgtttttctttcttacaCTTTATGCAGTTTTTCTTTATCATTTACTGCTTtatatttttcttccctttctgagCTTCCACTTATATAGAATATCAAAATACTTGAAATAAGTAATATTCTgccaatattttatttgttttgaaatAAGAGAAATGTGTAACTTTTAAGATCTGTCAAATGAaaattctgtttgttttcaagGATTAAGATGCTGATTTTGCCCCCAGTACCAGTTCCAAAGATTAAAGGAATTGATCCAGACCTCTTCAAGGTAATTAATAAATCCGTCTAAACTATAGATTGTGATTGCACTAATACCTGAAGAACATTGCCACATGTCGAGAGCTTTTTGCAAGCTCTGTGTATTGGATTTAAATAATTTCGTCATTATGAGTTTCTTTTCataaatcttcattttctttctgctTCATAGGAAGGAAAATTAGAGGAGGTGAACACAATCTTAGCCATTCATGATAATTATAAACCTGAATTCTACAATGATGACTCTTGGGTTGAATTTATTGAACTAGATATTGATGATCCTGATGAAAAGACTGAAGGGTCAGACACAGACAGACTTCTAAGCAATGACCATCAGAAATCACTTAATGTCCTTGGGGCCAAGGACGACGACTCTGGACGAACCAGTTGTTATGAACCCGACATTCTGGAGACTGATTTCACTGCCAGTGACTTAGGTGATGGTACCTCAGAGGTGGCTCAGCCACAAAGGTTAAAAGGGGAAGCCGATCTCTTGTGCCTTGACCATAAGAATCAAAATGAGTCACCTTATCATGATGCTTCCCCTGCCATTCAACAACCCAGCATCATCCTGGCAGAGGAAGAAGACAAGCCACAACCATTTCTCATTGGTGAAACTGAGTCAACTCACCAAGTTGCCCCGACTCAGATAAGCAATCCGAATTCACTGGCCAACATTGACTTTTATGCCCAGGTGAGCGACATTACACCGGCCGGGAGTGTGGTCCTTTCCCCGGGCCAAAAGAATAAGGCTGGGATAGCCCAGTGCGACACGCACCTAGAAGTGGCCTCACTCTGCCAAGCGAACTTCATGGTGGACAATGCCTACTTCTGCGAGGCAGATGCCAAAAAGTGCATCGCTGTGGCCCCTCATGTGGAGGTCGAGTCACACGCAGAGCCAAGCTTTAACCAGGAGGATATTTACATCACCACAGAGAGCCTTACCACTACTGCGGGGGGGTCTGGGACAGCAGGACGTGCCCCAGGTTCTGAGCTGCCCGTCCCAGACTATACCTCTATTCATCTAGTACAGTCCCCACAGGGCCTTGTCCTCAACGCGACTGCCTTGCCCTTGCGGGACAAAGAGTTTCTCTCATCGTGTGGCTACGTCAGCACTGACCACCTGGACAAAATCATGCCGTAGCCTTACTTTGATTTCCCAAGAACAACGTACTGAATCGCCAGGAACTGGCTGGGGCGCGAATGCTGAAACCAAAACAATCTTTAAACATTTGGGGGGGGAGACTGTGAGGGTGGGTATGGATTCAAATGCCTTTTCCTGAAATGTGGAAAtgttattaaaaggaaaaaaacaagaacATTGAATCAGAGAGATATTCCCGTTGTgaattgtaaatattttaaagaattgtCTCAAAAGACTCTTCAGTAGCAGTGATTGTCTTTATTATTGTGGGTGTTAATTTTGTGATACTAAGCATCGGATGGCTACATTTTTAATGTATAGTAAATTGTGCTTTttgaaaaagcaaaaacaatCAGGTGGCTTTTGCAGTTCAGGAAATCAAATGCAAATCATAGCACAggctaattttttctttctttttttaataattgggaagtaaaaatctaggtaagaaagCAGAAGTAGTTTGGATAtgtaaaacatttattttgacataaaattgataaagatatttttaataatttaaacttCAAGCATGGCTATTTTATAATACACTACACACTGTGTACTGTAGTTCACAATGACCCCATCTAAGGAATGTAGTAACTACAGTCTAAAGCTGGTTTAATGCTTCAGTCAATACACCTGAAGAAAAACAGACAAGCTAGTTTTTTACAAGTCCCTTTTTTATACCTCCCCAAAGTTCTTAAGTAATTCAAAGATCTCTAATAACCTGCATTATTGGAACATACTCATTTTATCtgaatttttaaacaaatatttttaagttagAAAACTTTTAAATGTTTACATGGATCAATGCACCATAAACCAAAAAAAcaggaaggaggaaaaaaaacaaaaacaaacaaacaaacaaaaaaccc is a genomic window of Callospermophilus lateralis isolate mCalLat2 chromosome 5, mCalLat2.hap1, whole genome shotgun sequence containing:
- the Ghr gene encoding growth hormone receptor isoform X1, translated to MRKEEAGPTGMDLWQLLLTLALAGSSDAFSGHEVTPATLGKASQSLQRVNPGLRTSFTIGTLGCYNHLGRSHSLDRKKEHQDSSGKPKFTKCRSPELETFSCYWTDGGHHGLKTPGSIQLFYIRRSTQEWIQEWKECPDYVSAGENSCHFNSSYTSIWIPYCIKLTDNGGTVDQKCFSVEEIVQPDPPIGLNWTLLNISLTGIYADIQVRWEPPPNADVQKGWIVLEYELQYKEVNETQWKTMDPILSTSVPVYSLRLDKEYEVRVRSRQRNSEKYGEFSEVLFVTLPQMSPYACEEDFQFPWFLIIIFGIFGLTVMLFVVIFSKQQRIKMLILPPVPVPKIKGIDPDLFKEGKLEEVNTILAIHDNYKPEFYNDDSWVEFIELDIDDPDEKTEGSDTDRLLSNDHQKSLNVLGAKDDDSGRTSCYEPDILETDFTASDLGDGTSEVAQPQRLKGEADLLCLDHKNQNESPYHDASPAIQQPSIILAEEEDKPQPFLIGETESTHQVAPTQISNPNSLANIDFYAQVSDITPAGSVVLSPGQKNKAGIAQCDTHLEVASLCQANFMVDNAYFCEADAKKCIAVAPHVEVESHAEPSFNQEDIYITTESLTTTAGGSGTAGRAPGSELPVPDYTSIHLVQSPQGLVLNATALPLRDKEFLSSCGYVSTDHLDKIMP
- the Ghr gene encoding growth hormone receptor isoform X3, with the translated sequence MRKEEAGPTGMDLWQLLLTLALAGSSDAFSGHEVTPATLGKASQSLQRVNPGLRTNSSGKPKFTKCRSPELETFSCYWTDGGHHGLKTPGSIQLFYIRRSTQEWIQEWKECPDYVSAGENSCHFNSSYTSIWIPYCIKLTDNGGTVDQKCFSVEEIVQPDPPIGLNWTLLNISLTGIYADIQVRWEPPPNADVQKGWIVLEYELQYKEVNETQWKTMDPILSTSVPVYSLRLDKEYEVRVRSRQRNSEKYGEFSEVLFVTLPQMSPYACEEDFQFPWFLIIIFGIFGLTVMLFVVIFSKQQRIKMLILPPVPVPKIKGIDPDLFKEGKLEEVNTILAIHDNYKPEFYNDDSWVEFIELDIDDPDEKTEGSDTDRLLSNDHQKSLNVLGAKDDDSGRTSCYEPDILETDFTASDLGDGTSEVAQPQRLKGEADLLCLDHKNQNESPYHDASPAIQQPSIILAEEEDKPQPFLIGETESTHQVAPTQISNPNSLANIDFYAQVSDITPAGSVVLSPGQKNKAGIAQCDTHLEVASLCQANFMVDNAYFCEADAKKCIAVAPHVEVESHAEPSFNQEDIYITTESLTTTAGGSGTAGRAPGSELPVPDYTSIHLVQSPQGLVLNATALPLRDKEFLSSCGYVSTDHLDKIMP
- the Ghr gene encoding growth hormone receptor isoform X2, translating into MDLWQLLLTLALAGSSDAFSGHEVTPATLGKASQSLQRVNPGLRTSFTIGTLGCYNHLGRSHSLDRKKEHQDSSGKPKFTKCRSPELETFSCYWTDGGHHGLKTPGSIQLFYIRRSTQEWIQEWKECPDYVSAGENSCHFNSSYTSIWIPYCIKLTDNGGTVDQKCFSVEEIVQPDPPIGLNWTLLNISLTGIYADIQVRWEPPPNADVQKGWIVLEYELQYKEVNETQWKTMDPILSTSVPVYSLRLDKEYEVRVRSRQRNSEKYGEFSEVLFVTLPQMSPYACEEDFQFPWFLIIIFGIFGLTVMLFVVIFSKQQRIKMLILPPVPVPKIKGIDPDLFKEGKLEEVNTILAIHDNYKPEFYNDDSWVEFIELDIDDPDEKTEGSDTDRLLSNDHQKSLNVLGAKDDDSGRTSCYEPDILETDFTASDLGDGTSEVAQPQRLKGEADLLCLDHKNQNESPYHDASPAIQQPSIILAEEEDKPQPFLIGETESTHQVAPTQISNPNSLANIDFYAQVSDITPAGSVVLSPGQKNKAGIAQCDTHLEVASLCQANFMVDNAYFCEADAKKCIAVAPHVEVESHAEPSFNQEDIYITTESLTTTAGGSGTAGRAPGSELPVPDYTSIHLVQSPQGLVLNATALPLRDKEFLSSCGYVSTDHLDKIMP
- the Ghr gene encoding growth hormone receptor isoform X4: MAGVLSRRVLGYKAGLQEGRLQEDSSGKPKFTKCRSPELETFSCYWTDGGHHGLKTPGSIQLFYIRRSTQEWIQEWKECPDYVSAGENSCHFNSSYTSIWIPYCIKLTDNGGTVDQKCFSVEEIVQPDPPIGLNWTLLNISLTGIYADIQVRWEPPPNADVQKGWIVLEYELQYKEVNETQWKTMDPILSTSVPVYSLRLDKEYEVRVRSRQRNSEKYGEFSEVLFVTLPQMSPYACEEDFQFPWFLIIIFGIFGLTVMLFVVIFSKQQRIKMLILPPVPVPKIKGIDPDLFKEGKLEEVNTILAIHDNYKPEFYNDDSWVEFIELDIDDPDEKTEGSDTDRLLSNDHQKSLNVLGAKDDDSGRTSCYEPDILETDFTASDLGDGTSEVAQPQRLKGEADLLCLDHKNQNESPYHDASPAIQQPSIILAEEEDKPQPFLIGETESTHQVAPTQISNPNSLANIDFYAQVSDITPAGSVVLSPGQKNKAGIAQCDTHLEVASLCQANFMVDNAYFCEADAKKCIAVAPHVEVESHAEPSFNQEDIYITTESLTTTAGGSGTAGRAPGSELPVPDYTSIHLVQSPQGLVLNATALPLRDKEFLSSCGYVSTDHLDKIMP